The sequence TGGAAGAAAAGCTTAATAGAGAAACGGACATTTTTATCACCAGATATTTTCCGTCGCAAAAATCATTAAACAAATTCCAGATTCATGCTATAATCAAAATACTGAACACTTTCTTACTCCTTCCTTCCATGCTATAATCCCCAGTATGCGCTACCCAAAAATCCGCAAAGCAATCTTTCTCGATCGACCCAACCGCTTTATCGCCCATGTTCTGCTGGACGAAAAAACCGAAACCGTGCACGTAAAGAACACCGGACGATGCAAAGAACTTCTTGTGCCAGACGCCACAGTCTATCTTGAAGAAAGTGACAATCCCGCGCGGAAGACAAAATACGATTTGATTGCGGTGGAAAAAATCGTGACGGAAGAAAGCTCGCTCCCAGCTAAAAATACTCATGCCATGCAAAATGCCTCCGCTTCACAACCCCACCCTGCACAGCCACAGCACACAATCCTCATCAACATGGACAGTCAGGCTCCAAACAAAGTTGCAGCAGAATGGATTCGCGAGAATAAAACATATTTTCCAAAGCTCAAGATCTTAAAGCCGGAATACACCCTGGGAGATTCCCGCTTTGATTTTTACGCCGAATATGACGACGACGATGGATTGCGTCACAAAAGTCTTATCGAAGTAAAGGGCTGCA is a genomic window of Treponema rectale containing:
- a CDS encoding DNA/RNA nuclease SfsA, which produces MRYPKIRKAIFLDRPNRFIAHVLLDEKTETVHVKNTGRCKELLVPDATVYLEESDNPARKTKYDLIAVEKIVTEESSLPAKNTHAMQNASASQPHPAQPQHTILINMDSQAPNKVAAEWIRENKTYFPKLKILKPEYTLGDSRFDFYAEYDDDDGLRHKSLIEVKGCTLEKDGVALFPDAPTLRGLKHVRELTELSKKHEYECMILIIVQMTGCKYFTPNRETHGDFADALKEAETHGVKILAVECEVSPESLTAKKEINVCLSAISKYSSHTS